A DNA window from Massilia putida contains the following coding sequences:
- a CDS encoding GlsB/YeaQ/YmgE family stress response membrane protein — protein MLFIIWIVVGGVLGWLASMVMKTDAEQGMILNVVVGIVGAFLGGWLLSPLFGSGTINSDDFSVSSLLVSFLGAVILLAIVNLLRRGRVR, from the coding sequence ATGTTATTCATTATCTGGATCGTTGTCGGTGGTGTGCTCGGCTGGCTCGCCAGCATGGTCATGAAGACGGATGCTGAGCAAGGCATGATTCTCAATGTCGTGGTTGGTATCGTGGGAGCCTTCCTGGGTGGCTGGCTGCTGTCTCCGCTGTTCGGCAGCGGCACCATCAATTCCGACGACTTCAGCGTATCGTCGCTGCTGGTGTCGTTCCTGGGTGCTGTGATTCTGCTCGCAATCGTGAATCTGCTGCGTCGCGGCCGCGTCCGCTAA
- a CDS encoding pyridoxal-phosphate-dependent aminotransferase family protein — translation MNTQPQSTHDEIRPPQVEYLSAILPDDPLLMMGAGPVPIPSAVARANSLVINHLGETMAKIISQVKDMARYVFQTRSNWVLGVAGPGSAAMEMAICNLVWPGTRVLSICNGFFSGRMAEMSRRAGADVVTMNEIFPHSMSLERLEELLDQHRPHCLTLVQGETSNTTFNNDVNNIARLAKSRGCLVIVDAVCTLSTTPFEMDNWQVDAVITGGQKGLSSIPGVSLLAFSDAAWSRIRERPTPNTHWCLDALLAENFWHKASYHYTAPVSGVLALHEALRLVCEETLPVRFARHLRCSTALQHSIEAMGLSLFAPAESRLNSVVGINLPDGVTNQAVCSTISSRYQVEISGSFGLPIVRIGQMGEQCRAHHLFRTVHALGSTMRDLGATVDLPTGMAELENSLQRSKVEAD, via the coding sequence ATGAACACACAGCCCCAGTCAACCCATGACGAAATCCGCCCTCCGCAGGTCGAATATCTGAGCGCTATCCTGCCGGACGATCCCTTACTGATGATGGGCGCCGGTCCGGTGCCGATCCCGAGCGCGGTCGCCCGGGCGAATTCGCTGGTCATCAACCATCTGGGCGAGACTATGGCGAAGATCATCAGCCAGGTGAAGGACATGGCCAGGTATGTCTTCCAGACCCGCTCCAACTGGGTGTTGGGGGTGGCCGGGCCCGGATCGGCCGCGATGGAAATGGCGATCTGCAATCTCGTCTGGCCCGGCACCCGCGTGCTGTCGATCTGCAACGGATTCTTCAGCGGCAGGATGGCGGAGATGAGCCGCCGCGCGGGGGCGGACGTCGTCACCATGAACGAGATCTTTCCGCATTCGATGTCGCTGGAACGGCTGGAAGAGCTGCTCGATCAACACCGGCCCCACTGCCTGACGCTCGTCCAGGGCGAGACGTCCAACACCACGTTCAACAACGACGTGAACAACATCGCGCGGCTGGCGAAATCGCGGGGATGCCTGGTCATCGTCGACGCCGTGTGCACGCTCAGCACGACGCCGTTCGAGATGGACAACTGGCAGGTGGATGCCGTGATTACCGGCGGCCAGAAAGGCTTGTCGTCGATTCCCGGCGTATCGCTGCTCGCGTTCTCCGATGCCGCGTGGAGCCGTATCCGCGAACGGCCGACGCCCAATACCCACTGGTGCCTGGACGCCCTGCTGGCCGAGAATTTCTGGCATAAGGCGTCGTACCACTACACGGCGCCGGTGTCGGGCGTGCTGGCGCTGCACGAGGCGTTGCGCCTGGTGTGCGAGGAAACGCTGCCGGTCAGGTTTGCGCGCCACCTGCGTTGCTCGACCGCGCTGCAACACAGCATCGAGGCGATGGGCCTGTCCCTGTTCGCACCCGCGGAATCGCGGCTCAACTCCGTCGTCGGGATCAATCTGCCGGATGGCGTCACCAACCAGGCCGTCTGCTCCACGATCTCCAGCCGCTACCAGGTCGAGATCTCGGGTTCCTTCGGGCTGCCGATCGTTAGGATCGGGCAGATGGGTGAGCAATGCCGCGCGCACCACCTGTTCCGCACGGTGCACGCGCTGGGCAGCACGATGCGCGACCTGGGCGCGACAGTGGACCTGCCGACCGGCATGGCCGAACTCGAGAACTCGCTGCAGCGGTCCAAAGTCGAGGCGGATTGA
- a CDS encoding S46 family peptidase: MKKTLLSLAILATFAAHADEGMWMPQQLPQVAKQLKADGLKLDPAALTRLTDFPMGAIVSLGGCSASFVSPQGLVITNHHCVYNSVAVNSTPQRDLLADGFLARTMADELPAAPGSRVFVTEEVANVSNRVVSPDVARLTGKARLDAMEKNQKSLVAECEKEAGYRCTVASFYGGLEFYRIKQLEIRDVRLVHAPPVGIGKFGGDLDNWMWPRHTGDYGFYRAYVSKDGKAADYAKDNVPYRPKLWLRIAQDGVREGDFVMALGYPGRTNRHRLPSEVAFTFDWNYPAFVKASGETLAIIERETKNDPAAHLKYAGQIASVNNYYKNRKGMLASYEGSDILARKTAEHNALKAWVNANPQRKAAFGADIDAAEQLIAKRDAQTKREFFLGYSMPRFLNSARTLYRLANERTKPDIERKSGYQERDVPRLTSVIGGQDRTYDEKVDKVLVLNFLKQYNAQPLDQHDAAFDSALGIRPGMGEAELKALLDRIYAGSQLQNKDVRTAWLTKTPQDFKASNDSFIKAAVAMYDADMKHEAEEDELAGNIQKAYASYMKAKIAYMHGKGQAVYPDANSTLRVTFGNVRGRDYGADGTGSWTAFTTVRGVVAKHTGEGEFNAPERQLAAIRAKDFGRWTDPILKTVPVDFLATLDITGGNSGSAALNARGELVGLAFDGTLDSIISDWDFNPRATRDIQVDIRYILWNMEKVDHADNLLKEMGVF, translated from the coding sequence ATGAAAAAAACGCTTCTCTCGCTCGCCATCCTCGCCACCTTCGCCGCGCACGCCGACGAAGGCATGTGGATGCCGCAGCAGTTGCCGCAAGTCGCGAAGCAACTCAAGGCCGACGGCCTCAAGCTCGATCCGGCGGCGCTCACCCGGCTGACCGACTTCCCGATGGGCGCCATCGTGAGCCTGGGCGGCTGCTCGGCGTCGTTCGTGTCGCCGCAAGGCCTCGTGATCACGAATCACCACTGCGTGTACAACAGCGTGGCCGTCAACTCGACGCCGCAGCGCGACCTGCTCGCCGACGGCTTCCTGGCGCGGACGATGGCCGACGAATTGCCGGCCGCGCCGGGCAGCCGCGTGTTCGTCACGGAGGAAGTCGCCAACGTCAGCAACCGCGTCGTTTCTCCCGACGTCGCCAGGCTGACGGGCAAGGCGCGCCTGGACGCGATGGAGAAGAACCAGAAATCCCTCGTCGCGGAATGCGAGAAGGAAGCCGGATACCGCTGCACCGTCGCGAGCTTCTACGGCGGCCTGGAGTTCTACCGTATCAAACAGCTGGAGATCCGCGACGTGCGCCTCGTGCACGCGCCCCCGGTCGGCATCGGCAAGTTCGGCGGCGACCTCGACAACTGGATGTGGCCGCGCCACACCGGCGACTACGGCTTTTATCGCGCCTACGTCAGCAAGGATGGAAAAGCCGCGGACTACGCGAAGGACAACGTCCCGTACCGTCCGAAGCTGTGGTTGAGAATCGCTCAAGACGGCGTGCGCGAAGGCGATTTCGTCATGGCCCTCGGCTACCCGGGCCGCACGAACCGCCACCGCCTGCCGTCCGAAGTGGCGTTCACGTTCGACTGGAATTATCCCGCGTTCGTGAAGGCGTCCGGCGAAACGCTGGCCATCATCGAACGCGAGACGAAGAACGATCCGGCCGCGCACCTGAAGTACGCGGGCCAGATCGCGAGCGTCAACAACTACTACAAGAACCGCAAAGGCATGCTCGCAAGCTACGAAGGCAGCGACATCCTCGCGCGCAAGACGGCCGAGCACAATGCGCTGAAGGCCTGGGTGAATGCGAACCCGCAGCGCAAGGCGGCATTCGGCGCCGACATCGACGCGGCCGAGCAGCTGATCGCCAAACGCGACGCGCAGACGAAGCGCGAATTCTTCCTCGGCTATTCGATGCCGCGCTTCCTGAATTCGGCGCGCACCCTGTACCGCCTGGCCAACGAGCGCACGAAGCCGGACATCGAACGCAAGTCGGGCTACCAGGAACGCGACGTGCCGCGCCTGACGTCCGTCATCGGCGGCCAGGACCGCACGTACGACGAAAAAGTCGACAAGGTCCTCGTGCTGAACTTCCTGAAGCAGTACAACGCGCAGCCTCTCGACCAACACGACGCCGCGTTCGACAGTGCGCTGGGCATCAGGCCGGGCATGGGCGAGGCCGAGCTGAAGGCGCTGCTCGACCGCATCTATGCCGGCTCGCAGCTGCAGAACAAGGACGTGCGCACCGCGTGGCTGACCAAGACCCCGCAGGATTTCAAAGCCAGCAACGACAGCTTCATCAAGGCCGCCGTCGCCATGTACGACGCGGACATGAAGCACGAGGCCGAAGAAGACGAGCTGGCCGGGAACATCCAGAAGGCCTACGCCAGCTACATGAAGGCCAAGATCGCCTACATGCACGGCAAGGGGCAAGCCGTCTACCCGGATGCGAACAGCACCCTGCGCGTCACCTTCGGCAACGTCAGGGGCCGCGACTACGGCGCCGACGGCACCGGGTCCTGGACCGCGTTCACGACCGTGAGAGGCGTCGTCGCCAAGCACACGGGCGAAGGCGAGTTCAATGCCCCGGAACGCCAGCTGGCCGCGATCCGCGCGAAGGACTTCGGCCGCTGGACCGACCCGATACTGAAGACCGTGCCCGTCGACTTCCTCGCCACGCTGGACATCACGGGCGGTAACTCAGGGTCGGCCGCGCTCAACGCGCGCGGCGAACTGGTGGGCCTCGCGTTCGACGGCACGCTCGATTCCATCATCTCCGACTGGGATTTCAATCCGCGCGCCACGCGCGACATCCAGGTCGACATCCGCTACATCCTGTGGAATATGGAGAAGGTGGACCACGCCGACAACCTGCTGAAGGAAATGGGCGTGTTCTGA
- a CDS encoding alpha/beta fold hydrolase yields MKQIWIWCWALLGIACADVRAQDDAKAQAWTQARAIVADLDKIVAPHGVQESYKTRIGGIDQWLTVRGQERDNPMILFVHGGPASPVTPTLWQFERPLEEYFTIANWDQRGAGKTYGEAEPSKVADTIHIDRYVDDAIEVAEHLRRRYGKKKLILMGHSWGTIVAMKAALKRPDLFYAYVGIGQVISVRENKRISFDYALEQAKAHDNEEALRDLQSIAPYPGNQPITRERIIVARKWPQYYGGLSAYRSESAYYFDGPRLSPEYDAKQAKDIDQGSLLTLGRILPEFVQVDFTDVKTFPIPVVMFLGRHDYTTPTAPTAAWLAQVKAPSKQAVWFERSAHMIPWEEPGKTLVSLLTYVRPLAR; encoded by the coding sequence ATGAAGCAGATCTGGATCTGGTGCTGGGCCCTGCTCGGCATCGCATGCGCGGACGTGCGCGCGCAGGACGACGCGAAGGCGCAGGCGTGGACGCAGGCCCGCGCCATCGTGGCGGACCTCGACAAGATCGTCGCGCCGCACGGCGTGCAGGAGTCGTACAAGACGCGCATCGGCGGCATCGACCAATGGCTCACCGTGCGCGGCCAGGAACGCGACAACCCGATGATCCTGTTCGTCCACGGCGGTCCCGCGTCGCCCGTCACGCCGACCCTGTGGCAGTTCGAGCGCCCGCTCGAGGAATACTTCACCATCGCGAACTGGGACCAGCGCGGCGCCGGCAAGACGTATGGCGAGGCCGAGCCAAGCAAGGTCGCGGACACGATCCACATCGACCGCTACGTCGACGACGCCATCGAAGTGGCCGAGCACCTGCGCCGGCGCTACGGCAAGAAGAAGTTGATCCTGATGGGCCATAGCTGGGGCACCATCGTGGCCATGAAGGCGGCGCTGAAGCGTCCGGACCTGTTCTATGCCTACGTCGGCATCGGCCAGGTGATCAGCGTACGCGAGAACAAACGCATCAGCTTCGACTACGCGCTGGAGCAGGCGAAGGCGCACGACAACGAGGAAGCGCTGCGTGATCTGCAGTCGATCGCGCCCTACCCCGGCAACCAGCCGATCACGCGCGAGCGCATCATTGTGGCGCGCAAATGGCCGCAGTACTACGGCGGCTTGAGCGCGTACCGCAGCGAGTCCGCCTATTATTTCGACGGCCCGCGCCTGTCGCCGGAATACGATGCGAAACAGGCGAAGGACATCGACCAGGGCAGCCTGCTCACGCTGGGGCGCATCCTGCCGGAGTTCGTGCAGGTGGACTTTACGGACGTGAAGACGTTCCCGATCCCGGTGGTGATGTTCCTCGGCCGGCACGATTACACGACGCCGACGGCGCCGACCGCCGCATGGCTGGCGCAGGTGAAGGCGCCGTCGAAACAGGCCGTGTGGTTCGAGCGCTCGGCACACATGATCCCGTGGGAGGAGCCGGGGAAAACTCTGGTCAGCCTGTTGACCTACGTGAGGCCGCTGGCCCGGTAG
- a CDS encoding APC family permease, whose amino-acid sequence MKQTLGQKLIRTKTSEHKLDDGHAPALDRSLGLFPLTMIGVGATIGTGIFFTMVEAVPKAGPAVVLSFLMAAITAGLTALCYAELANRVPAAGSSYSFAYATVGEFAAFIVAACLLLEYGLAASATAIGWSDYLNNFLQNALGWQIPDALRSPLIVAGKTGGVEIHAGHINLPPILLVVLCCVLLIRGTKESATTNAITVLIKLAILVFFSAIALSGFDIHNFHPFVWPANGKGIGGLAGVTAAAGTVFFSFIGLDTIATAGEEVKDPTRDVPIGILAALGIVTVFYMLVAIAALGAQPASMFAGQEAGLAVILQHVTGKAWPTLVLSAGAVISVFSVTLVTIYGQTRILYAIAKDGLVPKAFRKVNPRTQSPVTNTLIVSIAVGLVAGLVDSTFLWDMVSMGTLVAFIVVSIAVPVIRRKQGDTGRKGFRVPFGPYLVPGLSILACLYLVGGLSSTTYTVFAIWMTVAVLTYFGYGIHNSRLNKVDAAQVELVH is encoded by the coding sequence ATGAAGCAGACCCTGGGCCAAAAGCTCATCCGCACCAAGACGTCCGAGCACAAGCTCGATGACGGCCATGCCCCCGCCCTGGACCGTTCGCTGGGCTTGTTTCCCCTGACCATGATCGGCGTCGGCGCCACGATCGGCACCGGCATCTTCTTCACGATGGTCGAAGCCGTGCCGAAGGCCGGTCCGGCCGTCGTGCTGTCGTTCCTGATGGCCGCCATCACGGCGGGCCTCACGGCGCTGTGCTATGCCGAACTGGCCAACCGCGTGCCCGCCGCCGGCTCCTCGTATTCGTTCGCCTACGCCACCGTGGGCGAGTTCGCCGCCTTCATCGTCGCGGCCTGCCTGCTGCTGGAATACGGCCTCGCCGCCAGCGCGACGGCCATCGGCTGGTCGGATTACCTGAATAACTTCCTGCAGAACGCGCTCGGCTGGCAGATTCCCGACGCGCTGCGCTCGCCCCTGATCGTCGCGGGCAAGACCGGCGGCGTCGAGATCCACGCCGGCCATATCAACCTGCCGCCGATCCTGCTGGTCGTGCTGTGCTGCGTGCTGCTGATCCGCGGCACCAAGGAATCGGCCACGACGAACGCCATCACGGTGCTCATCAAGCTGGCGATCCTCGTGTTCTTTTCCGCGATCGCGCTGTCCGGCTTCGACATCCACAACTTCCACCCGTTCGTCTGGCCGGCAAACGGCAAGGGCATCGGCGGCCTGGCCGGCGTGACGGCGGCCGCGGGCACGGTGTTCTTTTCGTTCATCGGCCTGGACACCATCGCCACGGCCGGCGAAGAGGTCAAGGACCCCACGCGCGACGTCCCGATCGGCATCCTGGCCGCCCTCGGCATCGTCACGGTGTTCTACATGCTGGTGGCGATCGCCGCCCTGGGCGCCCAGCCGGCGTCGATGTTCGCGGGCCAGGAAGCAGGCCTCGCCGTGATCCTGCAGCACGTGACCGGCAAGGCGTGGCCGACGCTGGTGCTGTCGGCCGGCGCCGTCATCTCCGTGTTCTCCGTGACGCTGGTGACCATCTACGGCCAGACGCGCATCCTGTACGCCATCGCCAAGGACGGCCTCGTGCCGAAAGCCTTCCGCAAGGTCAACCCACGCACGCAGTCGCCGGTGACGAACACGCTCATCGTCAGCATCGCCGTGGGGCTCGTGGCGGGTCTGGTCGACTCCACCTTCCTGTGGGACATGGTGAGCATGGGCACGCTGGTCGCGTTCATCGTCGTGTCGATCGCCGTGCCGGTCATCCGCCGCAAGCAGGGCGACACGGGGCGCAAAGGGTTCCGCGTGCCGTTCGGGCCTTACCTGGTGCCGGGCCTGTCGATCCTCGCCTGCCTGTACCTCGTGGGCGGGCTGTCCAGCACGACCTATACGGTGTTTGCCATCTGGATGACGGTGGCCGTGCTCACCTATTTTGGCTACGGGATCCACAACAGCCGGTTGAACAAGGTGGATGCGGCGCAGGTGGAGTTGGTGCACTGA
- a CDS encoding phospholipase D-like domain-containing protein — protein MRIKRSIVVLITCIATLAAGLLVLNFSPGEKKIDTQLTRLYDTGDPQFRRSLGVLLGPPIVEGNKADVLLNGDRIFPAMLDAIRSARQSINFETYIYWEGTIGREFTEALSERARAGVKVHVLLDWIGSMKIDDASLDQMRRAGVQVHRYHKPVWWKLARLNNRTHRKLLIVDGKVGFTGGVGIADKWRGNAQDPDHWRDSHFRVEGPVVGQMQAVFNDNWTKATGEVLDGPAYFPALVAQGDMPAQMFSSSPTGGSESMHLMYLLAITAARHSIHLSNSYFVPDKLAVKALIAAAKRGVDVRIITPGPIIDSDVVRAASRERWGELLAAGIRMAEYQPTMYHVKALIVDSLLVSVGSTNFDNRSFILNDEANLNVLDAGFARQQEAVFDDDWKHARPVTLQAWQNRPFTEKIGGMLADLIGAQL, from the coding sequence ATGCGTATCAAACGTTCCATCGTCGTCCTCATCACCTGCATCGCCACCCTGGCGGCAGGCTTGCTCGTACTGAACTTTTCGCCCGGCGAAAAGAAGATCGACACCCAACTGACCCGGCTCTACGACACGGGCGATCCGCAGTTCCGCCGCTCGCTGGGCGTGCTGCTGGGCCCGCCCATCGTCGAGGGCAACAAGGCCGACGTGCTGCTCAACGGCGACCGGATTTTCCCCGCCATGCTGGACGCGATCCGCTCGGCGCGACAATCGATCAACTTCGAAACCTATATCTATTGGGAAGGCACGATCGGCCGCGAATTCACGGAAGCGCTGTCGGAACGGGCGCGCGCCGGCGTCAAGGTGCACGTGCTGCTCGACTGGATCGGCAGCATGAAGATCGACGACGCCTCGCTCGACCAGATGCGCCGCGCCGGCGTGCAGGTGCACCGCTACCACAAGCCCGTCTGGTGGAAGCTGGCGCGCCTGAACAACCGCACGCACCGCAAACTCCTGATCGTCGACGGCAAGGTCGGCTTCACGGGCGGCGTCGGCATCGCCGACAAATGGCGCGGCAACGCCCAGGACCCCGACCATTGGCGCGATTCCCACTTCCGCGTCGAAGGCCCCGTCGTCGGGCAGATGCAGGCCGTGTTCAACGACAACTGGACGAAGGCGACGGGCGAGGTGCTCGACGGCCCCGCTTACTTCCCGGCGCTCGTCGCGCAAGGCGATATGCCCGCGCAGATGTTCTCCAGCTCGCCCACGGGCGGCAGCGAGAGCATGCACCTGATGTACCTGCTCGCCATCACGGCCGCGCGCCACAGCATCCACCTGTCGAACTCGTACTTCGTGCCGGACAAGCTGGCCGTCAAGGCGCTCATCGCGGCCGCGAAACGCGGCGTCGACGTGCGCATCATCACGCCCGGACCGATCATCGATTCCGACGTCGTGCGCGCCGCCTCGCGCGAGCGCTGGGGAGAACTGTTAGCGGCCGGTATCAGGATGGCCGAGTACCAGCCGACGATGTACCACGTGAAGGCGCTGATCGTGGATTCGCTGCTCGTCTCCGTGGGGTCCACCAATTTCGACAACCGCTCGTTCATCCTCAACGACGAGGCGAACCTGAACGTGCTCGATGCCGGCTTCGCCCGGCAGCAAGAGGCCGTGTTCGACGACGACTGGAAGCACGCGCGTCCGGTCACGTTGCAGGCGTGGCAAAATCGGCCGTTCACGGAAAAGATCGGCGGCATGCTGGCGGACCTGATCGGGGCGCAGCTGTAA